CTCGGGTGATGAATTCTTTACTCAAGCCGAAGCGCGTGTCGTTGCTTATGGCGAAATATTTGGACTTGAAGGGAAAGCGACGACCTTGCTTGCGGATTTGGATGCGGCCGTTGCCAAGTCGAAACTTGCAGCGGAAGGCAAGGGGGACGTGCTCATCCTACTCACAAATGGCGGCAAAGTTTCCGCCTATGGCGACGATTCACGGTTTGGCTGGTTGCACACTGCACTTGGTTTACCCGAGGCATATCCAGATCTAACTGCCGAGACACACGGCGAAGCGGTCTCGTTTGAGTTTGTCGCAGATGTAAATCCTGACTGGATTTTCGTCGTAGATCGTGGTGCGGCCATCGGACAAGATGGTGAAGCTGCGGCTGTGACTCTCGACAATCCACTCGTAGCGGGAACCAACGCTGGCAAAGCAGGGCAGATCGTTTATCTGGATTCAGCGCGTCTTTACCTCTCAGGCGGAGGCATTCAATCGATGATGGGCACAATCGCAGAGGTCACATCAGCCTTTGCGCCTGACGCCAGCTAATACAAGCCTGTGAAACTCTGGATTATTGCAATACTGACGCTCGCCCTCCTTGTGGGGGCGAGTTGCCTTGTGGGGGTGGTTGATCTCTTTGCAGGCAACCTCGACGCGACGATGGTGTTGGCCGTGAGCCGACTGCCGCGCACATTCGCGGCTCTTCTTGCGGGGGCTGGCTTGGCGCTCGCAGGGGTTGTCGTGCAAATGAGCGTGCAGAACCGATTGGTTGAACCAGGCCTCGTCGGCACACCAGAATCCGCTATGTTGGGGTTGCTCGCCGTTACCTTATTGGCTCCGGGGGCCACCTTAATGGTCAAAATGTCGGTGGCCGCGATGTCGGCGCTAATCGGCACACTCGGGTTTTTGTGGCTTGCCCGCAATGTGCCACGCCGAGACCCGGTACTTTTGCCACTGGTCGGGTTGATCTATGGCGGAATTATTGGGGCCGCGGTGCTGTGGCTCGCGTGGACAACTGATTTGGTTCAATACATTGGCATATGGCAGAGTGGCGAGTTTTCTGGCGCTTTGCGTGGGCGTTACGAATTGCTTTGGGTGGTCGCGGGCATTGCGGGGCTTTTGTGGCTATCGGCTGACCGCATCACGATACTCGGTCTGGGCGAGGATACCGCACGTAGCCTTGGGTTGGATTACCGTCAAACATTGCTGACGGGGTTGGTGCTGGTTTCGGTGATCGTCTCGGTTGTGGTTGTGAGCGTCGGATCAATTCCGTTCGTCGGCTTGGTTGTGCCAAACGTGGTCTCCCGCTGGCGCGGCGACAATTTGCGGCGAAACCTACCGTTGGTGGCGTGGCTTGGTGGCTGTATGGTGCTTGCTTGTGACATCATTGGACGGTTGATCAGATACCCGTATGAAGTGCCCGCAGGAACAATATTTGCAGTGCTTGGCGCGGGGATTTTCCTTTGGCTCCTTTACGCCGCTCCAAGGCGCGCTCATGGCTGATCGCAGATTAATTTCTCTCGGGCTTGTCCTCGTTATGGCCTCTGCACTTTTCCTGTTTTGGAACTTGCGCGAACCTGCGGGGTTTATCCTGTCTTTACGGTTTACCAAGCTTGCAGCCCTCTGTGTGGTCGGGGTTGCCATAGGCACGGCAACTGTGTTGTTCCAAACCATCGCCGCCAACCGCATGCTGACACCGGGTATTGTTGGCTTTGATGCGCTCTTTGTGTTTATCCAAACGGGGCTTGTCTTGATGCTTGGCGGTGCGGGCTTCGCTGCACTCCCGACGCTCGCCCAATTTGGCGTGGAAACGCTTGTGCTGGTCGCTGCGGCGCTGACGCTCTTTGGCGTGCTCCTACGAAATGGCGCAGACGATATTTTGCGTCTCGTGCTTACGGGGGTCATCATTGGCGTATTGTTGCGGGGCCTCGCAGGTTTGGCGCAGCGCTTGCTTGACCCTTCCGAATTCGCAATCGTCCAGCAGGCCAGTTTCGCGACCTTCGGGTCGGTCGACAAAACTCAACTCATCATCGCTTCAGGTGTTTTGATCCTAAGCTTTATAGCTGCAATGCGCCTTGCGC
This Falsihalocynthiibacter arcticus DNA region includes the following protein-coding sequences:
- a CDS encoding siderophore ABC transporter substrate-binding protein, producing the protein MKTTLATLALAVIPTFALAQTVEVETATGRMAVPAAPKIIVALDLAAIDDLSALGLKVAGVPDITPPAYLAEAFANTKIVGTLFEPDFEALAVMAPDLIVAGGRSQTQVAPLSQIAPTIDMTISGDEFFTQAEARVVAYGEIFGLEGKATTLLADLDAAVAKSKLAAEGKGDVLILLTNGGKVSAYGDDSRFGWLHTALGLPEAYPDLTAETHGEAVSFEFVADVNPDWIFVVDRGAAIGQDGEAAAVTLDNPLVAGTNAGKAGQIVYLDSARLYLSGGGIQSMMGTIAEVTSAFAPDAS
- a CDS encoding ABC transporter permease, which translates into the protein MKLWIIAILTLALLVGASCLVGVVDLFAGNLDATMVLAVSRLPRTFAALLAGAGLALAGVVVQMSVQNRLVEPGLVGTPESAMLGLLAVTLLAPGATLMVKMSVAAMSALIGTLGFLWLARNVPRRDPVLLPLVGLIYGGIIGAAVLWLAWTTDLVQYIGIWQSGEFSGALRGRYELLWVVAGIAGLLWLSADRITILGLGEDTARSLGLDYRQTLLTGLVLVSVIVSVVVVSVGSIPFVGLVVPNVVSRWRGDNLRRNLPLVAWLGGCMVLACDIIGRLIRYPYEVPAGTIFAVLGAGIFLWLLYAAPRRAHG
- a CDS encoding iron chelate uptake ABC transporter family permease subunit, which codes for MADRRLISLGLVLVMASALFLFWNLREPAGFILSLRFTKLAALCVVGVAIGTATVLFQTIAANRMLTPGIVGFDALFVFIQTGLVLMLGGAGFAALPTLAQFGVETLVLVAAALTLFGVLLRNGADDILRLVLTGVIIGVLLRGLAGLAQRLLDPSEFAIVQQASFATFGSVDKTQLIIASGVLILSFIAAMRLARLLDLAALGRGTALPLGLDYDRVVFAALAVVALLVATSTALVGPISFLGLLASSLAHAVLPTWRHARLLPGAAIIGATILVLGQFVFERLLGLQSTLSVIVEFAGGLLFLFLVLRRPRHD